From Saccopteryx leptura isolate mSacLep1 chromosome 3, mSacLep1_pri_phased_curated, whole genome shotgun sequence, one genomic window encodes:
- the PTAFR gene encoding platelet-activating factor receptor, with amino-acid sequence MGTNDSSRIDSEFRYTLFPIAYSIIFVLGVIANSYVLWVFVYLYPSKKLNEIKIFMVNLTMADLLFLVTLPLWIFYYYHQGNWILPAFLCNLAGCFFFINTYCSVAFLAVITYNRFQAVTRPIKTAQATTRKRGISLSLVIWVSIVAAASYFFVLDSTNIVPNKTGSGNITRCFEHYDKGSMPVLIIHIFLVVGFFLVFLIIFFCNLVIIRTLLMQPAQLQRNAEVKRRALWMVCTVLAVFIICFVPHHIVQLPWTLAELGFRDDFHQAINDAHQVTLCLLSTNCVLDPIIYCFLTKKFRKHLTEKLHSMRSSRKCPLATTETGTEVVLPLNHVPANSLKN; translated from the coding sequence ATGGGGACAAATGATTCCTCTCGTATAGACTCTGAGTTCCGATACACCCTCTTCCCGATTGCTTACAGCATCATCTTTGTGCTGGGGGTCATCGCCAATAGCTACGTGCTGTGGGTCTTTGTCTACCTGTACCCCTCCAAGAAACTTAATGAGATCAAGATCTTCATGGTGAACCTCACCATGGCCGACCTGCTCTTCTTGGTCACCCTGCCCCTGTGGATCTTCTACTACTACCACCAGGGGAACTGGATCCTTCCTGCATTCTTGTGCAATCTGGCTGGCTGCTTCTTCTTCATCAACACCTACTGCTCAGTGGCTTTCCTGGCTGTCATCACTTACAACCGCTTCCAGGCAGTGACACGGCCCATCAAGACCGCTCAGGCTACCACCCGCAAGCGTGGCATCTCTTTGTCCCTGGTCATCTGGGTGTCCATTGTGGCCGCTGCATCCTACTTCTTTGTCCTGGACTCCACCAACATAGTACCCAATAAGACCGGCTCAGGCAACATCACCCGCTGCTTTGAACATTATGACAAGGGCAGCATGCCGGTCCTCATCATTCACATCTTCCTCGTGGTTGGCTTCTTCCTTGTCTTTCTCATCATCTTCTTCTGCAACCTGGTCATCATCCGCACACTGCTCATGCAACCCGCGCAGCTGCAGCGCAATGCGGAAGTCAAGCGCCGGGCTCTCTGGATGGTCTGCACGGTCCTGGCTGTGTTCATCATATGCTTTGTGCCTCACCACATTGTGCAGCTGCCCTGGACCCTCGCTGAGCTGGGCTTTCGGGACGACTTCCACCAGGCTATTAACGATGCACATCAGGTCACCCTCTGCCTCCTCAGCACAAACTGTGTCTTAGACCCCATCATCTACTGTTTCCTCACCAAGAAGTTCCGCAAGCACCTAACCGAGAAGTTACACAGCATGCGCAGCAGCCGGAAGTGCCCCCTGGCCACCACGGAGACGGGCACAGAAGTGGTCTTGCCGCTCAACCATGTCCCTGCCAATTCCCTCAAAAATTAG